Proteins encoded together in one Festucalex cinctus isolate MCC-2025b chromosome 8, RoL_Fcin_1.0, whole genome shotgun sequence window:
- the LOC144023823 gene encoding uncharacterized protein LOC144023823 isoform X1 gives MGKGCYCIWSWGEGDKEELLKHIIYVFSVTRHQINPTLDLTRSLSFGVSVKKTAFKMVKDTVTTTAEVYDARPQQFDFSDEDFTKEDYDSIKAKELSALHEELQSFPLLWRNPTAEVSVLADEDSRAVASGRGEEEPGAVSGNDGSANVLEAAPIPLVSGRARINISRYVTTTDSEGVSAEDAGQAVESTQEAPRYIQSVTGESDKRASTGGRRRRRRRPIPIERSCRTGCRFHEEVCVRERIEAVKRITRLETTMRIVQSIINNL, from the exons atgggcaaaggatgttactgcatatgGTCATGGGGGGAGGGAGACAAGGAGGAGCTACTCAAACATATAATCTACGTTTTCAGTGTAACACGTCATCAGATCAACCCCACCTTGGATTTAACAAGAAGTTTGTCTTTTGGGgtctctgtaaaaaaaacggcatTCAAGATGGTGAAAG ATACTGTTACAACGACCGCTGAAGTTTATGATGCTC gtCCTCAACAATTCGACTTTAGCGATGAGGATTTTACAAAGGAGGATTACG aTTCTATAAAAGCTAAGGAGCTATCAGCTCTCCACGAAGAGTTACAATCGTTTCCTTTACTCTGGAGAAATCCAACGGCAGAGGTCAGTGTTTTGGCTGACGAGGACTCACGGGCGGTCGCGAGCGGAAGAGGCGAAGAAGAACCGGGGGCTGTATCCGGAAACGACGGGAGCGCTAACGTACTGGAAGCAGCTCCTATTCCCCTCGTTTCAGGCCGAGCCAGGATAAATATTAGCAGATACGTGACAACGACCG ATAGTGAAGGGGTCTCTGCCGAGGACGCTGGACAGGCCGTTGAGTCGACGCAGGAAGCCCCGCGCTACATCCAGAGCGTGACCGGTGAATCCGACAAGCGAGCATCGACAGGGGGTCGCAGGAGGAGAAGACGCCGACCGATTCCAATCGAACGGAGCTGCCGGACAGGATGCAGGTTTCATGAGGAAGTTTGTGTTCGTGAGCGCATAGAAGCGGTTAAGCGGATTACGCGCCTAGAAACGACTATGCGTATTGTACAatctattattaataatttgtag
- the LOC144023823 gene encoding uncharacterized protein LOC144023823 isoform X2 translates to MVKDTVTTTAEVYDARPQQFDFSDEDFTKEDYDSIKAKELSALHEELQSFPLLWRNPTAEVSVLADEDSRAVASGRGEEEPGAVSGNDGSANVLEAAPIPLVSGRARINISRYVTTTDSEGVSAEDAGQAVESTQEAPRYIQSVTGESDKRASTGGRRRRRRRPIPIERSCRTGCRFHEEVCVRERIEAVKRITRLETTMRIVQSIINNL, encoded by the exons ATGGTGAAAG ATACTGTTACAACGACCGCTGAAGTTTATGATGCTC gtCCTCAACAATTCGACTTTAGCGATGAGGATTTTACAAAGGAGGATTACG aTTCTATAAAAGCTAAGGAGCTATCAGCTCTCCACGAAGAGTTACAATCGTTTCCTTTACTCTGGAGAAATCCAACGGCAGAGGTCAGTGTTTTGGCTGACGAGGACTCACGGGCGGTCGCGAGCGGAAGAGGCGAAGAAGAACCGGGGGCTGTATCCGGAAACGACGGGAGCGCTAACGTACTGGAAGCAGCTCCTATTCCCCTCGTTTCAGGCCGAGCCAGGATAAATATTAGCAGATACGTGACAACGACCG ATAGTGAAGGGGTCTCTGCCGAGGACGCTGGACAGGCCGTTGAGTCGACGCAGGAAGCCCCGCGCTACATCCAGAGCGTGACCGGTGAATCCGACAAGCGAGCATCGACAGGGGGTCGCAGGAGGAGAAGACGCCGACCGATTCCAATCGAACGGAGCTGCCGGACAGGATGCAGGTTTCATGAGGAAGTTTGTGTTCGTGAGCGCATAGAAGCGGTTAAGCGGATTACGCGCCTAGAAACGACTATGCGTATTGTACAatctattattaataatttgtag